In Elephas maximus indicus isolate mEleMax1 chromosome 16, mEleMax1 primary haplotype, whole genome shotgun sequence, the sequence tggaaagagatgatggaaaagctcaatatcatcagtcagaacaagaccaagggccgactgtggagcagaccatcaattgctcatatgcaagttcaagctgaaactgaagaaaatcagagcaagtccatgagagccaaaatatgaccttgagtatatcctacctgaatttagagaccatctcaagaacagatttgacgcattgaacactagtgaccacagaccagacgagttgtggaatgacatcaaggacatcatccatgaagaaaccaaggtgtcactgaaaagacaggaaagaaagaaaagacagaaaagaccaagatggatgtcagaggagactctgaaacttgctcttgagcgtcgagcagctaaagcaaaaggaagaattgatgaagtaaaagaactgaacagaagttttcaaagggcctctcgagaagacaaagtaaaatataatgacatgtgcaaagagctggagatggaaaaccaaaagggaaggaaatgctcagcgtttctcaagctgaaagaactgaagaaaaaattcaggcctcaagttgcgatagtaaaggattccatgggaagaatattaaacgatgcaggaagcatcaaaagaagatggaaggaatacacagagtcattataccaaaaagaattagtagatattcaaccatttcaagaggtagcatatgatcaggaaccaatggtactgaaggaagaagtccaagctgctctgaaggcattggtgaaaaacaaggctccaggaattgatggaatatcaatcgagatgtttcaacaaacagatgcagcgctggaggtgctcacttgtctatgccaagaatatggaagacagcttcctggccaaccgactggaaaagatccatatttatgcatattcccaagaaaggtgatccaactgaatgtggaaattatagaacaatatcattaatatcacactcaagcaaaattttgctgaagatcattcaaaaacggctgcagcagtatatcgacagggaactgcgaaAAGTTctggccggtttcagaagaggacgtggaaccagggatatcattgttgatgtcagatgggtcctggctgaaagcagagagtaccagaaggatgtttacctgtgttttattgactatgcaaagacattcgactgtgtggatcattaccaactatggataacattgcgaagaatgggagttccagaacacttaattgtgctcatgaggaaccattgcatagatcaagaggcagttgtttgaacagaacaaggggatactgattggtttaaagtcaggaaaggtgtgcgtcagggttgtattctttcaccgtgcctatttaatctgtatgctgagcaaataatccgagaagctggactagatgaagaagacaagggcatcaggattgaaggaagactccttaacaacctgtgttatgcagatgacacaaccttgtttgctgaaagtgaagaggtcttgaagcactttctaatgaagatcaagaccacagccttcagtatggactgcacctcaacataaagaaaacaaaaatccacataactggaccaatgagcaacatcacgataaagggagaaaagactgaagttgtcaaggatttcattttacttggatccacaatcaacagccatggaagcagcagtcaagaaatcaaaagagacattgcactgggtgaatctgctgcaaaggtcctcttcaaattgtcgaagagcaaagatgtcaccctgaagactaaggtgagcctgacccaagccatggtattttcaatcacatcatatgcatgggaaagctggacaatgaataaggaagaccgaagaagagttgacgcctttgagttgtagtgttggggaagaatattgaatataacatggaccgccgaaaagaatgaacaaatctgtcttggaagaagtacagccagaacgctccttagaagcaaggatggcgagactgcgtcttacatactttggacatgttgtcaggagggatcagtccctggagaagggcatcatgcttggcagagtacagggtcagcggaaaagcggaagaccctcaacgaggtggactgacacagtggctgcaacaatgagctcaagcataacaagatcgTAAGGacagcgcaggaccgggcagtgtttcgttctgttgtgcatagggtcgctatgagtgggaaccgactcggcggcacctaacaacaacagcaacaagcacTTCTGGGATCGTCCACTCCAACTCAGGCTGCACTGCCCCACCGGGccactcctcccccaccccctgtcGGACTGCACGTGTGATGAGCTCGCTGATCGTCCCCTCTGCGCGCTCAGCCCGCCAGGCCGGCCATGCCTCCCGGTGCTCTCCCTGGCTCCGGCGCCGTCAGTCCCTGCTGAGCGAGCGGTCGGGAGGCTCTGCCCGGAGGCTCCTCACTGGGCCACGAGGGGGCCGACCGGGCTCCGCTTCTTCGCAGGGCGTCATCCCTTTCAGGCTCCCTGGCTGGGGAGCCTCCCGTCCCCGCAAACAGAGCCCGCGCCGGGCCTGGGAACTCGCTGGGGACCCCCCGCCGCCCGTGCAGGATCCAGGTTCCAAGGTCGGGAAGCTCACGCCGCTGCATGTCTCCCCTCCATCCCGGCCGCACTGCCCGGGGCGCCCCGATCCCCGCCACTACGGAGGGGGCCCGGAAGCAGGCACCCCGAAATGTGACTAGAGTCTAGGGCCAGGCCTGGAGGAGGCGCTGGGCGCGCTCCGGGGGTACCCGCGTAGACGACAGTCCCACAGAGAAGCGAGCTGGCCGCGTCGCTGGGAGGACGCTGGCCCTTTAAGAGACACCGTCGGAGCCGGGCCGTGACGTCACGGGGGGGGGAGGACGGAATGTGCGCGCAGCCGCGGGGCGGTCCTGGGAGGTGGGCCCAGGGGGCGGGGCCGACTGACTGACAGGAGCGCCGCGGCCGGAAAGTCCCGCCCCACGCAGTCCCGCCCCGCCCACCGTGcgcaggccccgccccgccccgcctctTCCCCTCCGGCCGCGCAGGTCCAGTTCCTTCCGCAAAGGGCCCGCCCCGCCCTGCAcaggccccgcccctcccccctgGCCGCGGAGGCCCCGCCCGCCCACCCTCGCAGGCTGCACAGGCCCCGCCCCGTCCCTCGCCGGCTGCACAGGCCCCGCCCCGCGCAGGCCCCGCCCCAGTCCGCCGGTCGCGGGGGCGGGACTTGTCGGCCGAGTcggcggcggcggctgctgcGGGAACTTTCCCGGCAGGATCCTAATGGCTGCGCGCGGGGCGCTGTGaggcgcgggcggcggcggcgcgggacCGCGGCGGCGACGAGCGACAAGCGACAGGAGGCCGCAAGCGGCGAGGCCCGGCCGGACGCGCGAGCCCGCGATGCGCCCCGGGGCCGCCCCCCGGCGCCGCTGATGCCCCGCGGCGGCCGTTGAGACCCCGGCCGGGCCCGGCCCGCGGAGGGAGCGGCGCCGCAGGATGGCGGGGAGGGCGGCGGTCCCGGGCACCGCGGTCCTGCTGGTCACGGCCAACGTGGGCTCGCTCTTCGACGACGTAAGTGCCGCCGCCGTCGGGCCGGGGCCGTGGGTAGGGCGGCCGGGGCCGTGGGTAGGGCGGCCGGGGCCGTGGGTAGGGCGGCCGGGGCCGTGGGTAGGGCGGCCGGGCCCGACCCGATCCCCGGACCCCGGTGCCTCAGACCGCAAACCCCGGCCCGGAGCCCTGGAGCTCCGGCATCGGGGGCCCGAACCTCCGAACCCTGGACCCCGGAACCCTGGCCCTCACACCCCAAGACCCGGACCCGGGGCCGTGGAATTCCGATGTCAGGGACCCGGCCTCAGAACCCTGGATCCCCGGAGTCCTGGTCCCTGACACCCCAAGACCCAGACCCGGAGCCGTGGAATTCCGGTATCGGGGACCTGGACCTCAGAACCCTGGCTCCCTGGAACTCTGGACCTTACACCCCAAGAACGGGAGACCTGGAACCCCGGTCCCAGGGTCCTGGACTTCAAATCCCTCGTGACCCAGAATCCCCGTGCCCGCACCCCGGAAACCCAGAGGCCCGATTCCCTGGACTCCAAAACTCGGGTCTCTCAGACGTTAAACTGCAGACCCCGACCCTGGATCCCTGAAATACCGGACACCGACCCCTGAACTCAAAAGCACAGGTCCCCGGTGGAACCTTGGTCCCTAGACCCTGACCACAGTCCTTATTTGGGAACCTTGGAACCAGTATCCCGGGAACCCCAGCCTCCCAGCCGAAGCCCCAGGGCCAGTCCCCAAACACCTCCCCCCAACAACTCTGATCCCCGGAACACTGGCCCACCAGAGTCCTGATCCTGGAACCCTGGTCCCTGAACTCCGAATGTACAACCCTGGAACCCTTTCCCCTATTTCCAGCTCACCAAACCCCAAAATACCAAACTCCCATTCTGAACTCTGCGCCTGGACCCCAAGCGCCAAATGCGATcccaaaccctaagccctaacacctggccctgaccctgaccctaaacccaaAACCTTGACCCCCAAATTCTGATCCTGGGTCCTTGATCTTGAATCTGGGCACTGGGACTCCAACCCAGGGCCTGGAACTCTggaccccaccctcacccccagaCACACCCTGCCTCTGACCCTGGCCTTGATCCCCTGGTCAGTGCCCGCCCTGGTGCACACCTGCCCTGGTGCACGCCTGCCTTGGTCCATGTCTGCCCTGGTGCTTGCTTCCCTCCCTGTCATCTGTTCTCCATGAGCAGTGCTGGAGGGGCAGGACCCTGTTTGCCTGGTAACTTAGTATCTCTTTAGTTCTCAAACAAGGGAGACAGTTGAAAGCTGGGAGGAGGATTTTGTATTCTTGtttatgaaagaaaaagatgCTCAGAAACTCTTCAAGGCCGGCAACTGGATGTGGACTGCCCAAGGCCTTTACCTTCTATAGCCCCTCCCTCCAATTTCCAGATCCCACCCAGGAGGGCTGGGCTGCGGTGGTAACAGAGAGGGGGGCACTCCGGAGCTGTCTCTCTGGAGACGGAGCCCTAGGCCCAGGGCGCCTTGGAGCTCCCCAGAGGCAGGCCGAGGCTGACCTAGTTCAGCATCTTGTGCCGCCCCGCTGTTGGTACTTAAACAGCCAATGCAAATGGAGCTCCAGAAGGCATGCTGTGGAGGGAAGAGAGGGTGGTGGCACCTATGGGGCCCGGGCAGCCCCTTTCCCTCCACCTTCCAGAGGTGAACCCTTTGGGCAGAGCCAGTTCCGTGGTGTGTATAGCTGATATGGGCGTGATTTAGATttcaggggaaggtccttgttttttgccaggcttttctttgctTGCAGCAGTCAGAGGTGAAGTGTTTCATTATGCTAAGTTTGTGCACAGACTGAGATCGTTGCTTTTCAATAAAAGCTGGATGccacttttgttattttcttcttttagcttCTAGGTGCCTGGTTGGTTACCTGCTGGAGGTGAACTGCTCTCTCTCAGACTTTGTTATGGACAACTTGATCTAGtttcatgtttgatcattttctcCAAAAGTGCCTGCCCtgggtgtgtgtctgtatatTTAGCATTCTATTCTAGGCTTTCCAGTAATATGTCACTATAACATGGTTTTGCTCAGATGATTCAGATCCGTTAGCTGTGGCTTCAAAACCTCAGAAATGTCAGGAAAATTAAGCATGGTGGGGCATTTTATTCCCAAAGGAAAAAGAATTTTGCTGTGCAAACATTCTTTCCAGTAATCTTTGATTCTAAGTTCTAGCATTTTTTCGTGTTTCAACTGTACACACCCATTTCTCTCTGTTGACGTTAGAACGCCTAACTTAATTTACTTTTGTTCAGTAACATTTTCCTTctgaatttccatttttcttaaaCGTTATGTGGAATTTTGCATGATGTTTACATCTGAACGGAGCATTTGTTTTGGTAACAGTGCATAGGTTAATTATGCCAGGCATCTTTGGACTAAAGGCTAGTGTAGGGCGTATCTGCCTTTCGAGGACACTGAGCATTTGGGGCTCGCTTGGGAGGGGTTGAGGGCTACCCCCTTATGGTGACCTGGTGGAGTGTGGCACCAAATGGAGAAGCAGAGGGTTGGGCTGTAATCAGCCCCTCATTTTTCCCTGGGGGTGGAAGGCTGGCAGGTGACAGCAGCTACTTCTGGAGCAAgtgagattttaattttttagttgATGGTAGATTTCAGCAGATGAGTTTGATGACCCCATTTCCCTTTGCACGATGTGTTCCTGTGCTGTTGAACAGTCTTCAGGTGGCGGTAAGGCCTGGGAAGGAACTCTTTCCTGCCCAGTTTCATTGCCTAGCAAACCAAGCTTTCCTGTGTGATTGCTGCATCACTCTTGTCCTAGAGGGGTTAAGATTCCAGGGAAGAGAGTGTTTGAGTTTGAAACAAACAGGCAGTGCTGTCAAGG encodes:
- the LOC126059412 gene encoding proline-rich protein HaeIII subfamily 1-like, whose protein sequence is MSSLIVPSARSARQAGHASRCSPWLRRRQSLLSERSGGSARRLLTGPRGGRPGSASSQGVIPFRLPGWGASRPRKQSPRRAWELAGDPPPPVQDPGSKVGKLTPLHVSPPSRPHCPGRPDPRHYGGGPEAPPRPASSPPAAQVQFLPQRARPALHRPRPSPLAAEAPPAHPRRLHRPRPVPRRLHRPRPAQAPPQSAGRGGGTCRPSRRRRLLRELSRQDPNGCARGAVRRGRRRRGTAAATSDKRQEAASGEARPDARARDAPRGRPPAPLMPRGGR